The following coding sequences lie in one Silene latifolia isolate original U9 population chromosome 5, ASM4854445v1, whole genome shotgun sequence genomic window:
- the LOC141656409 gene encoding pentatricopeptide repeat-containing protein At2g27800, mitochondrial, whose protein sequence is MSRFCPPFTSIWRLYRHGLTPKSRIGLPSEQLPSVFNSSFHHLCLLTVNTMHKTADSQLNIPYSLAYIKSVPCFPPSNYSRIQWYFSPGRPRSGAYRQRVNRRLRLARKPVLDVAQFNKVVSQLPARFTADDLHNVLALENDSFVCLELFNWASKQHRFEHSVPTFHKTIQKLGIAGMIEEMYDVVDQVLARPNFGSEALYNTIIYYYTKARKLSRAVTVFKHMKKVENSDCKPSIKTYNLLFAAFLARGQNTYINHMYMGTMVSLFKQMINDGIEPDIFSLNAMIQGYVLSNHVNDALRIFHQMGVVYTTVPDSLTYNHLIYGLCAQSRTNNASELFNRMREKGFDASGKTYNSFVNALALVGEVDKALKYLWEMIGNRKSADFITYNTVLDEFCRKGRAAEALNLLKEFKEKRLVDEVAYNKLLIVLKDDFRVRKNHSCIS, encoded by the coding sequence ATGAGTCGTTTTTGCCCGCCTTTCACTTCAATTTGGAGGTTGTACAGGCATGGTCTTACCCCTAAATCCAGAATTGGATTACCATCCGAACAATTGCCGTCTGTGTTCAATTCTTCTTTTCATCATCTTTGTCTCCTGACAGTGAATACAATGCACAAAACGGCTGATTCTCAACTTAATATCCCTTACTCCCTCGCATATATCAAGTCGGTCCCATGCTTTCCTCCGTCAAATTATTCCCGTATACAGTGGTACTTTTCGCCTGGTAGACCTCGGTCTGGAGCTTATAGGCAGCGGGTTAATAGAAGACTCAGATTGGCTAGAAAGCCCGTACTTGACGTTGCTCAGTTCAACAAGGTCGTATCCCAACTTCCTGCAAGATTTACTGCAGATGATCTGCACAATGTCCTTGCCCTGGAAAACGACTCTTTCGTATGCTTAGAACTGTTTAATTGGGCGTCAAAACAACATAGGTTCGAACACAGTGTACCGACCTTCCACAAAACCATTCAGAAACTTGGGATTGCTGGTATGATCGAGGAAATGTACGATGTGGTTGACCAAGTCCTTGCTCGTCCAAATTTTGGATCAGAGGCCCTGTAtaatacaatcatctattactacacTAAAGCACGGAAGCTTAGCAGAGCTGTTACAGTGTTTAAACACATGAAGAAAGTCGAGAATTCAGACTGTAAGCCGTCAATCAAGACATACAACCTTTTATTTGCTGCGTTTCTAGCTCGCGGACAGAATACATACATCAATCACATGTATATGGGGACAATGGTGTCCCTTTTCAAACAAATGATCAACGATGGAATTGAGCCTGACATCTTTTCTCTTAATGCGATGATACAAGGGTATGTGTTGTCCAATCATGTCAATGATGCATTGAGGATATTTCATCAGATGGGTGTCGTTTATACTACGGTTCCCGACTCACTCACTTATAATCACCTTATTTACGGACTCTGCGCTCAAAGCAGGACGAACAATGCTAGTGAGTTATTCAACCGTATGAGGGAAAAAGGGTTTGATGCTAGTGGCAAGACATATAACTCGTTTGTGAATGCACTAGCCCTTGTTGGAGAGGTTGACAAAGCTCTGAAATACTTGTGGGAGATGATTGGAAACCGAAAGTCTGCAGATTTCATTACCTACAACACGGTTCTTGATGAGTTCTGTCGAAAAGGAAGAGCTGCTGAGGCATTAAACTTGCTGAAAGAGTTTAAGGAGAAGCGCCTTGTTGACGAGGTTGCTTATAACAAGCTACTTATCGTCCTCAAAGATGATTTTAGAGTCAGAAAGAATCACTCCTGTATAAGCTGA
- the LOC141656408 gene encoding uncharacterized protein LOC141656408 encodes MESDKTVTDDHEEEEYVLLDLDAVCCKVDIPPDEPYVLSGLDTLNPILTIGDKLKLIGDYEETIGTCLMFSEKETAKSVKQVKPVASLQKILKFRFLSEADGKDSTENPPDVPEHIRAASTDNPSDLPEHIGAASTENPPDLPEHMAAANDD; translated from the exons ATGGAGTCAGATAAGACGGTAACTGATGACCATGAGGAAGAAGAATATGTTCTACTTGATCTCGATGCTGTTTGTTGCAAAGTTGACATCCCTCCAGATGAACCATATGTTCTTTCT GGATTAGATACACTCAACCCCATATTGACAATAGGAGACAAACTAAAGCTT ATAGGAGATTATGAGGAGACAATTGGGACATGCTTAATGTTTTCAGAGAAAG AAACGGCAAAGTCGGTCAAGCAAGTGAAGCCGGTAGCATCTCTCCAGAAGATACTTAAATTCAGATTTCTTTCGGAAGCTGATGGGAAAGATTCGACAGAAAACCCACCTGATGTACCTGAGCACATAAGAGCCGCTTCCACAGATAACCCATCTGATCTACCTGAGCACATAGGAGCCGCTTCGACAGAGAACCCACCTGATCTACCTGAGCACATGGCAGCCGCTAATGACGATTAG